From Streptomyces sp. NBC_00690, a single genomic window includes:
- a CDS encoding MFS transporter produces the protein MTPGVTSAPHSVRRVLVASTIGTAIEWYDFYLYATASALVFGPLFFPGTSTAGGILASFATYAAGFVARPLGGLLFGHFGDRVGRKSMMVWTLVVMGIATFGIGLLPTYDTAGVLAPILLVTLRVAQGIGIGGEWGSAVLLSTEHGPPGRRGFLSSWPAMGFALALFGSNLTFVLISKLPEEDFLTWGWRLPFLASSVLVGIGIWVRLGVEETPEFLRGRAENRAARVPVIMVLRRWPRRVVIGILASLGTGSVIAMFTVFLVAHAAKAGPEVRSTVLTGLMIAALGECVTLPVFGALSDRFGRRPVMIFGYVVAVVAMIPAGAWLSSGDSTLIALVFIPALTIAHGAIYGGLAAFLVDLFPTMVRFSAIAVTYQVGVTISSFLPLIAVAITGDSSALLPVVALFAVVQAAAAIAVACAPDSRADADLAADSVGERRPVSRAVHGEVGNDR, from the coding sequence GTGACACCAGGGGTGACCTCGGCGCCTCATTCGGTCCGCCGGGTCCTGGTCGCGAGCACGATCGGCACCGCCATCGAGTGGTACGACTTCTACCTGTACGCGACGGCGTCAGCGTTGGTGTTCGGCCCGCTGTTCTTCCCAGGGACGTCGACGGCCGGCGGCATCCTCGCGTCGTTCGCCACCTACGCGGCCGGGTTCGTCGCGCGCCCGCTGGGCGGCCTGCTGTTCGGGCACTTCGGCGACCGGGTGGGCCGCAAGTCGATGATGGTGTGGACGTTGGTCGTCATGGGCATCGCCACGTTCGGCATCGGCCTGCTGCCCACCTATGACACGGCCGGTGTCCTCGCGCCGATCCTGTTGGTGACGTTGCGCGTCGCGCAGGGCATCGGCATCGGCGGCGAATGGGGAAGCGCGGTGCTGCTCAGCACCGAACACGGCCCGCCCGGGCGTCGGGGCTTTTTGAGCAGCTGGCCCGCGATGGGCTTCGCGCTGGCGTTGTTCGGCAGCAACCTGACCTTCGTGCTGATCTCCAAGCTGCCCGAGGAGGACTTCCTGACCTGGGGGTGGCGGCTGCCGTTCCTGGCATCGAGCGTCCTGGTCGGCATCGGTATCTGGGTCCGGCTGGGGGTCGAGGAGACACCGGAGTTCCTGCGTGGCCGGGCGGAGAACCGTGCCGCCCGGGTGCCGGTGATCATGGTGCTGCGGCGGTGGCCGCGCCGCGTGGTGATCGGCATTCTCGCTTCGCTCGGCACCGGGTCGGTGATCGCGATGTTCACCGTGTTCCTGGTCGCGCACGCGGCGAAGGCCGGGCCGGAGGTGCGGTCGACCGTGCTGACCGGGCTGATGATCGCGGCCTTGGGAGAGTGCGTGACACTGCCTGTGTTCGGCGCGCTGTCCGATCGGTTCGGTCGCCGACCCGTCATGATCTTCGGCTACGTGGTCGCGGTGGTGGCGATGATCCCGGCGGGCGCCTGGCTGTCCTCGGGTGATTCGACGCTGATCGCCCTGGTGTTCATCCCCGCGCTGACCATCGCGCACGGTGCGATCTACGGTGGCCTGGCGGCGTTCCTGGTGGATCTGTTCCCGACCATGGTGCGGTTCTCCGCGATCGCCGTGACCTACCAGGTGGGCGTCACGATCTCCAGCTTCTTGCCGCTGATCGCGGTCGCGATCACCGGAGATTCGTCGGCCCTGCTTCCGGTGGTTGCGCTGTTCGCGGTGGTCCAGGCGGCGGCGGCGATCGCCGTGGCGTGCGCGCCGGACTCACGCGCTGACGCTGACCTGGCCGCGGACTCGGTAGGCGAGCGCCGACCAGTCAGCCGCGCAGTCCATGGCGAGGTCGGCAACGACCGGTGA
- a CDS encoding ParB/RepB/Spo0J family partition protein — translation MSGTSLDTQLRDTPPTFVPVDQVTETLLVRVAGSSPDHVSALAQCPDDLPPILVHRPTMQVIDGVHRLRAAKLRGDATIGVRFVDGTEEDAFVLAVSTNVTQGLPLALADRTAAASRILTSHPHLSDRLIASTAGLSTKTVAAIRQCSTGEMTQLNTRLGRDGKVRPLDASHGRTIASRAISNNPDLSLRAIARIAGISVGTARDVRERMRRGEDPIPPRHRLSTGHRTESNTPENKAPDNNNGGDNGGDNGTNGTPRAERDRFLLSLRTDPSLRFSEIGRALLRLLDANTLDAAQWDRLAAAVPQRWSPVVADLAMDCAADWSALAYRVRGQVSVSA, via the coding sequence ATGAGCGGGACATCGCTGGATACGCAATTGAGGGACACGCCGCCGACGTTCGTGCCGGTCGACCAGGTGACCGAAACGCTTCTCGTACGGGTCGCCGGCTCCAGTCCCGACCATGTCAGCGCGCTCGCACAGTGCCCGGACGACCTTCCCCCGATCCTCGTGCACCGGCCGACCATGCAGGTGATCGACGGCGTGCACCGCCTGCGCGCGGCCAAGCTGCGCGGGGACGCCACCATCGGTGTGCGGTTCGTCGACGGCACCGAGGAGGACGCGTTCGTGCTGGCCGTGAGCACCAACGTGACCCAGGGGTTGCCGCTGGCGCTGGCTGACCGCACCGCCGCCGCCTCCCGGATCCTCACCTCGCATCCCCATTTATCGGACCGTCTGATCGCGTCGACAGCCGGGTTGTCCACCAAGACGGTGGCCGCGATCCGACAGTGTTCAACCGGGGAAATGACTCAGTTGAACACCCGCCTCGGCCGCGACGGGAAAGTGCGCCCACTCGACGCCTCCCACGGACGCACGATTGCGAGTCGGGCGATTTCGAACAATCCAGATCTCTCTTTGCGAGCGATCGCCCGAATCGCCGGAATATCGGTCGGCACCGCCCGGGATGTCCGGGAAAGAATGCGCCGCGGCGAGGATCCTATTCCGCCGCGGCATCGCCTTTCCACCGGACACCGCACGGAAAGCAACACACCGGAAAACAAGGCACCGGACAACAACAACGGCGGTGACAACGGTGGTGACAACGGCACCAACGGCACGCCTCGCGCCGAACGAGATCGGTTCCTGCTCTCGCTGCGCACCGATCCGTCGTTGCGGTTCTCCGAGATCGGCCGCGCACTCCTGCGGCTGCTCGACGCCAACACCCTCGACGCCGCGCAGTGGGACCGACTCGCCGCCGCCGTCCCCCAGCGCTGGTCACCGGTCGTTGCCGACCTCGCCATGGACTGCGCGGCTGACTGGTCGGCGCTCGCCTACCGAGTCCGCGGCCAGGTCAGCGTCAGCGCGTGA
- a CDS encoding non-ribosomal peptide synthetase — translation MVGMFRREVARDPESIAVVAADGTLSYAELDARASAVAGALRDRGVGPDDIVAVAIPRGADMVVAVVAVLAAGAAYLPVDSAQPPDRVAAVLADARPALVLTPGELRALEAAAVSAAPVAEPDPACAAYVIYTSGSTGEPKGVVVPHAGITHLVAAQRERFGARPGARVLQYASVGFDVAVADLCMALLTGATLVLAPPEGLPPGGPFARFIAEHGVTHVCMPPSALATQPDMALPSVACLIVAGEALNPDLVARWSVGRRMINAYGPTETTACATMSAPLTGGPVVPIGAAIPGTELRVLDEMCAPAAEGELYIGGAGVARGYLGCPGLTAQRFVADPWGPPGSRMFRTGDLVRVLPNGDLLFLGRADDQVKIRGHRVEPAEVEAALGAHPAVARAAVVARSGPLGAYLVGYVLPRGASVPDLRAYLAERLPAYLVPDMIEVVGHFPLTPNGKLDRAAFAEPAPRATGALADDLARLFAEVLSVDSVAPDDDFFALGGTSLMATALVSRIRVELAVDASVATIFDASTLADLAKALSTMDPVASVNSARGRT, via the coding sequence ATGGTGGGCATGTTCCGGCGCGAGGTCGCCCGGGATCCGGAGTCGATCGCGGTTGTCGCCGCTGACGGCACGCTCTCCTACGCCGAGCTCGACGCTCGCGCTTCCGCGGTGGCCGGCGCGCTGCGAGACCGTGGAGTCGGGCCGGATGACATCGTCGCCGTCGCGATCCCGCGTGGCGCGGACATGGTGGTGGCCGTCGTCGCCGTGCTCGCCGCGGGAGCCGCGTATCTGCCGGTCGACTCCGCCCAACCGCCGGACCGGGTAGCCGCCGTGCTCGCCGACGCCCGTCCCGCCCTGGTGCTGACGCCGGGGGAGCTGCGGGCGCTGGAGGCCGCGGCGGTGTCCGCCGCCCCGGTGGCGGAGCCCGATCCGGCGTGCGCCGCCTATGTCATCTATACCTCCGGCTCGACCGGAGAGCCCAAGGGCGTGGTCGTTCCCCATGCGGGGATCACCCATCTCGTCGCGGCGCAACGGGAACGCTTCGGTGCCCGACCGGGTGCCCGGGTGTTGCAGTACGCGTCGGTCGGCTTCGATGTGGCCGTCGCCGATCTGTGCATGGCGCTGCTCACCGGGGCCACGCTCGTTCTCGCGCCGCCCGAGGGCCTTCCGCCCGGCGGACCGTTCGCCCGGTTCATCGCCGAGCACGGCGTCACCCATGTGTGCATGCCACCGAGCGCGCTCGCCACCCAGCCGGACATGGCGCTGCCTTCGGTTGCCTGTCTGATCGTCGCGGGGGAGGCGCTTAACCCCGACCTCGTCGCCCGATGGTCTGTCGGCCGCCGGATGATCAATGCCTACGGTCCGACGGAGACGACCGCGTGCGCCACCATGAGCGCGCCGCTCACCGGCGGCCCGGTGGTGCCGATCGGGGCGGCGATCCCCGGCACCGAACTACGGGTGCTGGACGAGATGTGCGCCCCGGCCGCCGAGGGCGAACTGTACATAGGCGGCGCCGGGGTCGCCCGCGGCTATCTGGGCTGCCCCGGGCTGACCGCGCAGCGGTTCGTCGCCGACCCGTGGGGCCCGCCCGGGTCGCGCATGTTCCGCACCGGCGACCTGGTCCGCGTGCTGCCGAACGGTGACCTGCTGTTCCTCGGCCGGGCCGACGATCAGGTGAAGATCCGCGGCCACCGGGTCGAACCGGCCGAGGTGGAGGCCGCGCTCGGCGCTCACCCGGCGGTGGCGCGGGCGGCGGTCGTCGCCCGCTCCGGACCGCTCGGCGCCTACCTGGTGGGCTATGTGTTGCCGCGCGGGGCGAGCGTGCCGGACCTGCGTGCGTACCTCGCCGAGCGGCTGCCGGCCTACCTCGTCCCGGACATGATCGAGGTGGTCGGGCACTTCCCGTTGACCCCCAACGGGAAACTGGACCGGGCCGCGTTCGCCGAGCCCGCGCCGCGGGCGACGGGCGCGCTCGCCGACGACCTCGCCCGGTTGTTCGCCGAGGTGCTGTCGGTGGATTCGGTCGCGCCGGACGACGACTTCTTCGCCCTCGGTGGCACCTCGCTCATGGCCACCGCGTTGGTCAGCCGGATTCGGGTCGAACTGGCCGTGGACGCGTCCGTGGCCACCATCTTCGACGCCTCCACACTCGCTGATCTCGCCAAGGCCCTGTCCACGATGGACCCGGTGGCCTCGGTGAACTCGGCCAGGGGCCGGACATGA
- a CDS encoding FAD-dependent oxidoreductase produces the protein MNIVIVGAGMAGTMLAIRLARRGHWVDVVERRGDPRGTNGPEAASISVGLSERGRAALHDIGLLEDALAKAVPMSGRIVHHGGRITYQPYGADDTEVLHSVRRHDLNIALLDAAESVPRVRLWFGHRVTGLAGTEVQTPARTFSADLVVGADGAYSTVRSHLHRQVRAEFHQTHLDWGYREFTIPAVDRPEALHVWPGSRGLVVAHPNPDGSLTGTVFLPFDGDTGFSGLSDPARAGAFLAEEFGDLTDLVPDLVTQFLAHEPGSLVSVRTAPWQHDRVVLVGDAAHAVFPFYGQGMNAAFEDCAVLDACLAEHTLGDALAAFEARRRPHTDVLAELSARNFVELRDQVRSPVFLARKRIDFALGRLLPGWRTLYAMISHSSLPYGDALARARRQDRLLGGLLGLGAVTLLAAARRKRSGRC, from the coding sequence ATGAACATTGTCATCGTCGGGGCGGGTATGGCCGGAACCATGCTGGCGATCCGGCTGGCCCGCCGTGGCCACTGGGTGGACGTGGTGGAGCGGCGCGGTGACCCGCGCGGCACGAACGGCCCGGAAGCCGCGTCGATCAGCGTCGGGCTGTCCGAACGCGGGCGCGCGGCGTTGCACGACATTGGCCTCCTTGAGGACGCCCTGGCCAAAGCGGTACCCATGAGCGGGCGGATCGTCCACCACGGCGGCCGGATCACCTACCAGCCCTACGGCGCGGACGACACCGAGGTGCTGCACTCGGTCCGCCGCCACGACCTCAACATCGCCCTGCTCGACGCCGCCGAATCGGTTCCCCGGGTGCGGTTGTGGTTCGGGCACCGCGTCACCGGCCTGGCCGGTACCGAGGTGCAGACCCCGGCCCGGACGTTCTCGGCGGATCTCGTCGTGGGCGCGGACGGCGCGTACTCGACCGTGCGCAGCCACCTGCACCGTCAGGTGCGCGCCGAGTTCCACCAGACGCACCTGGACTGGGGCTACCGGGAGTTCACCATCCCGGCCGTCGACCGACCGGAGGCGTTGCACGTGTGGCCGGGCAGTCGGGGCCTGGTGGTGGCACACCCCAACCCGGACGGATCGCTGACCGGCACCGTGTTCCTGCCGTTCGACGGCGACACCGGGTTCTCGGGGCTGAGCGACCCGGCGCGGGCCGGGGCGTTCCTGGCCGAGGAGTTCGGCGACCTGACCGATCTGGTGCCGGACCTGGTCACGCAGTTCCTCGCGCACGAGCCGGGCAGCCTGGTGTCGGTGCGCACCGCGCCGTGGCAGCACGACCGTGTCGTCCTCGTCGGCGACGCCGCGCACGCCGTGTTCCCCTTCTACGGCCAGGGGATGAACGCCGCGTTCGAGGACTGCGCGGTGCTCGACGCGTGTCTCGCCGAGCACACCCTAGGTGACGCACTCGCCGCGTTCGAGGCCCGCCGCCGCCCGCACACCGACGTGCTCGCCGAGTTGTCCGCGCGCAACTTCGTGGAACTGCGCGACCAGGTGCGGTCACCGGTGTTCCTGGCCCGCAAGCGGATCGACTTCGCGCTCGGCCGCCTGTTACCGGGGTGGCGGACGCTGTACGCGATGATCAGCCACAGCAGCCTCCCGTACGGCGACGCGCTCGCCCGGGCCCGTCGCCAGGACCGCCTCCTCGGTGGACTCCTCGGGCTCGGCGCAGTCACGTTGCTCGCTGCGGCACGGCGGAAGCGGAGCGGGAGATGTTGA